From Micrococcus porci, one genomic window encodes:
- a CDS encoding helix-turn-helix transcriptional regulator, whose product MADTSARILRLLSLLEARVEWPGGDLAERLGVSARTVRRDIDTLRELGYPVEAVPGPGGGYRLGAAGKLPPLVLDDDQAIAIALALQTAPATVTGIDDAVARALTTLRQVMPARLRAASEAFEVTALRNYWEFSAPPIDVATLQVVGSAIRTSSCLRFDYADPDGRVPGPGDADFRPPHDVEPHHLVVWAGRWYLVARDRNHGTWGTYRVDRIRPKTPAGRPFTPTPLDPDDLNRLVVQNPDRGDTPGQWQCVGTATLPLPADVVARWAPGGSAVAPIDRQSCRLTIGGWSWAGVAGLFITFDTDLTNVEPSGLRDALATIRRRLEPAPLGGLRPTLQQ is encoded by the coding sequence ATGGCCGATACCTCCGCCCGCATCCTGCGGCTGCTGTCCCTGCTCGAGGCGCGCGTCGAGTGGCCCGGTGGCGACCTCGCCGAGCGGCTCGGGGTGTCGGCGAGGACGGTGCGCCGGGACATCGACACACTGCGCGAGCTCGGCTACCCCGTCGAGGCCGTGCCCGGTCCCGGTGGTGGCTACCGGCTCGGCGCCGCCGGGAAGCTCCCGCCCCTGGTGCTGGACGACGACCAGGCCATCGCCATCGCGCTGGCCCTGCAGACCGCACCAGCGACCGTGACCGGAATCGACGACGCCGTCGCCCGAGCGCTGACGACCCTGCGCCAGGTCATGCCCGCACGCCTTCGCGCCGCCAGCGAAGCCTTCGAGGTCACCGCACTGCGCAACTACTGGGAATTCTCGGCGCCACCCATCGACGTCGCGACGCTGCAGGTCGTTGGGTCCGCGATCCGCACGAGCTCGTGCCTGAGGTTCGACTACGCAGACCCCGACGGGCGCGTCCCCGGGCCGGGCGACGCCGACTTCCGCCCGCCACACGACGTCGAGCCCCACCACCTCGTCGTGTGGGCTGGCCGCTGGTACCTCGTCGCCCGCGACCGCAACCACGGCACCTGGGGCACCTACCGGGTCGATCGCATCCGCCCCAAGACCCCCGCCGGCCGCCCCTTCACCCCCACCCCCCTCGACCCCGACGACCTGAACCGGCTCGTCGTGCAGAACCCCGACCGAGGCGACACCCCCGGCCAGTGGCAGTGCGTCGGCACCGCAACCCTCCCGCTGCCCGCAGACGTCGTCGCCCGCTGGGCCCCCGGCGGATCCGCCGTCGCCCCCATCGACCGGCAGTCCTGCCGCCTGACGATCGGGGGGTGGTCCTGGGCTGGAGTCGCCGGCCTCTTTATCACCTTCGACACGGACCTCACGAATGTCGAACCGTCCGGCCTACGCGACGCCCTCGCCACCATCCGGCGACGCCTAGAACCCGCCCCGCTGGGGGGTCTACGCCCAACACTCCAACAGTAA
- a CDS encoding IS5 family transposase (programmed frameshift), giving the protein MTRTESLTDEQWALVESLMPRPDEAGRPFRDHRMVVEGIIYRYRTGIAWRDLPSCFGPWQTVWKRHRRFSGDGTWDAILTALLGRADHQGLIDWEVSIDSTINRAHQHATNLPRTTGGSANYMKQRQEPADHAIGRSRGGLSTKIHHLCDGNMRPLVMLLGPGQGGDAPMFGPVMNALRVPRTGRGRPRTTPVRALADKTYSSRAIRELLRRKGVQAVIPERADQITNRARRGAQGGRPVSYDPEAYKRRNVAERSFNVFKQWRALATRYDKLALTYHGGVVLRAITIWLKALGDTP; this is encoded by the exons GTGACACGGACCGAATCGCTGACCGACGAGCAGTGGGCGCTGGTGGAGTCGTTGATGCCCCGGCCGGACGAAGCGGGCCGGCCGTTCCGTGACCACCGGATGGTGGTCGAGGGCATCATCTACCGCTACCGGACCGGGATTGCCTGGCGGGACCTGCCATCGTGCTTCGGGCCGTGGCAGACGGTGTGGAAACGCCATCGCCGGTTCAGCGGCGACGGGACCTGGGATGCCATCCTCACGGCGTTGCTGGGCCGGGCCGACCATCAGGGGCTGATCGACTGGGAGGTCTCGATCGACTCCACGATCAACCGCGCCCATCAGCACGCCACGAATCTGCCCCGCACCACAGGGGGA TCGGCGAACTACATGAAACAGCGCCAGGAGCCTGCTGATCACGCAATCGGCCGCTCCCGCGGCGGGCTGTCCACGAAGATCCACCACCTGTGCGACGGGAACATGCGTCCGCTGGTGATGTTGCTCGGGCCGGGCCAGGGCGGGGACGCCCCGATGTTTGGCCCGGTGATGAACGCGCTGCGCGTGCCGCGCACCGGCAGGGGCCGGCCTCGGACCACCCCGGTGCGGGCCCTGGCCGACAAGACCTACTCCTCCAGGGCCATCCGGGAGCTGCTGCGACGCAAGGGCGTCCAGGCGGTGATCCCGGAGAGAGCCGACCAGATCACGAACCGGGCCCGCCGAGGGGCCCAGGGCGGGCGCCCGGTCTCTTACGACCCCGAGGCCTACAAGCGGCGCAACGTCGCGGAGCGCTCCTTCAACGTCTTCAAGCAGTGGCGAGCCCTGGCTACCCGTTACGACAAGCTCGCCCTGACCTACCACGGCGGCGTGGTCTTACGCGCCATCACCATCTGGCTCAAGGCATTAGGAGACACGCCCTAG
- a CDS encoding IS481 family transposase translates to MSHANAALTPRARLRLAKLIVEEHWPVATAAKMFMVSPPTARKWATRFRAEGPAGMVDRSSRPSTMPTRTPPAVVKQIVAARWRRRLGPAQIASELGIPASTVHAVLVRCRINRLARLDRVTAEPIRRYEHPHPGSLIHVDVTKFGRIPDGGGHRFVGRQQGMKHRAATSDREGTRDARYQPRLGVGFLHTVIDDHSRFAYVEMHSDERSQTAIAVLRRAVAHFARLGVEVERVLSDNGSAYRSHAWRDACTELGIKPKRTRPYRPQTNGKIERFHRTLADGWAYARFYGSESERRSALPGWLHFYNHHRHHSAIGAPPISRIDNNLPGHHT, encoded by the coding sequence ATGTCCCACGCTAACGCCGCCCTGACCCCTCGCGCCCGCCTACGCCTGGCCAAGCTCATCGTCGAGGAGCACTGGCCGGTCGCCACCGCGGCCAAGATGTTCATGGTCTCCCCACCCACCGCCCGCAAATGGGCCACACGCTTCCGGGCCGAGGGACCTGCAGGCATGGTCGACCGGTCCAGCCGGCCGTCCACGATGCCGACCAGAACACCGCCGGCGGTGGTGAAACAGATCGTGGCCGCCCGATGGCGCCGACGCCTGGGGCCGGCACAGATCGCCTCAGAACTCGGGATACCGGCCTCCACCGTCCATGCCGTGCTCGTGCGCTGCCGGATCAACCGCCTCGCCCGTCTGGACCGGGTCACCGCCGAGCCGATCCGCCGCTATGAGCACCCCCACCCCGGCTCGCTGATCCACGTCGACGTCACCAAGTTCGGACGCATCCCCGACGGGGGCGGACACCGATTCGTCGGGCGCCAGCAGGGCATGAAGCACCGCGCGGCGACCTCGGACCGCGAAGGAACCCGTGATGCCCGATACCAGCCCCGGCTCGGGGTGGGCTTTCTGCACACCGTGATCGATGATCACTCCCGCTTCGCCTATGTCGAGATGCACTCCGATGAACGCAGCCAGACCGCCATCGCGGTGTTGCGCCGCGCGGTCGCCCACTTCGCGCGCCTGGGCGTGGAGGTGGAGCGGGTGCTCTCGGACAACGGCTCGGCCTACCGCTCGCATGCCTGGCGTGATGCCTGCACCGAGCTCGGGATCAAGCCCAAGCGGACTCGGCCCTACCGGCCGCAGACGAACGGGAAGATTGAGCGCTTCCACCGCACGCTCGCCGACGGCTGGGCATACGCCCGCTTCTACGGATCCGAATCCGAACGCCGATCCGCGTTACCCGGCTGGCTCCACTTCTACAATCATCACAGGCACCACTCCGCGATCGGAGCCCCACCCATCAGCAGAATCGACAACAACCTGCCTGGACATCACACCTAG
- a CDS encoding MFS transporter: MTSPQDTSADARVGGRAASLALLVVLFASFMDLLDVTIVTVAAPHIAADLNASPAQLQWMLAAYTLALGSGLITGGRIGDDYGRRRVFLAALAAFAIASAACALAPTAGALIAVRAVQGLAGGFMVPQVFGIIRSSFEPAAMAKAFGAYGAVQGLASVAGPLIGGALADADLWGLGWRTIFWINIPIALVALVLGWRVLPDSRAAARSRLDGVGALLAAVGVLLVLLPLVQGRDWGWPTWGWALLAAGVLVLAGFLRYENALARRGGEPVLDPDLLRVRPFVAGLAASVLFFGGLASFFLVVSIYLQAGTGRSAWDTGLVILPYAIGSMLTSGAGVALAARAGRALLLTGSLTLAASQALLWWLVRDGSTTPDYWPLAGAMFLGGLGLGLGAPILVNVVLAGVPGRRAGAAGGVLSTVNQIGGAVGVAVLGTVFFNAASSAGPATAPAELFGDALAQVMPWQVATYLLAAVAMLALPKTAAPHQD; the protein is encoded by the coding sequence ATGACTTCTCCTCAAGACACCTCAGCGGATGCTCGGGTCGGCGGCCGGGCGGCATCGCTCGCGCTGCTGGTCGTGCTGTTCGCCTCGTTCATGGACCTGCTCGACGTCACCATCGTCACGGTCGCGGCCCCGCACATCGCGGCAGACCTGAACGCCTCGCCAGCGCAGCTGCAGTGGATGCTCGCCGCGTACACCCTGGCGCTGGGCTCGGGCCTGATCACCGGTGGCCGCATCGGCGACGACTACGGACGACGCCGGGTGTTCCTGGCCGCCTTGGCGGCCTTCGCCATCGCGTCCGCAGCGTGCGCCCTGGCCCCGACCGCAGGCGCGCTCATCGCCGTTCGGGCGGTCCAGGGACTCGCGGGCGGATTCATGGTCCCGCAGGTCTTCGGGATCATCCGCTCCTCCTTTGAGCCGGCGGCCATGGCCAAGGCCTTCGGGGCCTACGGCGCCGTCCAGGGGCTGGCCTCGGTCGCCGGACCCCTGATCGGCGGAGCGCTGGCTGACGCCGACCTGTGGGGCCTGGGCTGGCGCACGATCTTCTGGATCAACATCCCCATCGCCTTGGTCGCTCTGGTCCTGGGTTGGCGGGTCCTACCCGACTCCCGCGCTGCCGCTCGCTCTCGCCTGGACGGAGTCGGTGCGCTCCTTGCCGCCGTCGGGGTGTTGCTGGTGCTGCTGCCCCTCGTCCAGGGCCGCGACTGGGGCTGGCCCACGTGGGGATGGGCTCTGCTCGCCGCCGGGGTGCTCGTGCTGGCCGGGTTCCTGCGCTACGAGAACGCCCTCGCGCGCCGCGGCGGGGAGCCGGTGCTCGACCCCGACCTGCTCAGGGTCCGCCCGTTCGTCGCGGGCCTGGCCGCGTCGGTGCTGTTCTTCGGTGGCCTGGCCTCGTTCTTCCTCGTCGTGTCGATCTACCTGCAGGCCGGCACCGGTCGCTCGGCCTGGGACACGGGCCTGGTGATCCTGCCGTACGCCATCGGGTCGATGCTCACCTCCGGTGCGGGTGTCGCCCTGGCCGCGAGGGCCGGGCGGGCCCTGCTCTTGACCGGGTCCCTGACCCTGGCCGCGTCGCAGGCGCTGCTGTGGTGGCTCGTCCGCGACGGTTCCACCACCCCCGACTACTGGCCCCTGGCCGGCGCTATGTTCCTCGGCGGCCTCGGCCTAGGACTTGGCGCCCCGATCCTGGTCAACGTCGTCCTGGCCGGGGTTCCCGGCCGCCGCGCCGGCGCCGCCGGCGGCGTGCTGTCCACCGTCAACCAGATCGGCGGTGCAGTCGGCGTCGCCGTCCTGGGCACCGTCTTCTTCAACGCCGCCTCGAGCGCCGGCCCCGCGACCGCGCCGGCCGAGCTGTTCGGCGACGCATTGGCCCAGGTGATGCCCTGGCAGGTCGCCACCTACCTGCTTGCGGCTGTCGCGATGCTCGCCCTGCCCAAGACCGCAGCGCCCCACCAGGACTGA
- a CDS encoding ATP-binding cassette domain-containing protein, which yields MTSTTHHQEQPVSNRDVIRVRGARTNNLRDVDVDIPKKQLTVVTGVSGSGKSSLAFDTIAAESQRLLAATYPAFVQNLMPHLPRPDVDTLEGLSASIVVDQAPLGANPRSTVGTATDAWSLLRQLYAGHGTPPVPGPHALSFNAATGMCPACEGTGRTATLDVDLVLDRSLSLNDGAITFPNFTVGSLFWKVYARSGAFDNDKPVQSYTPAELEHLLTGTGPNVDTGTYPMAYEGVLTKITRLYLSKDPAALKPRLREALELAATTGPCPGCAGTRLNSAARACTIDNTPITTCHTMPATDLHRWLADLDLPAAAPLIAQLQSLLANLTRVGLGYLALDRPTSTLSGGEGQRIRTVLHLDSALTDLTYVFDEPAAGLHAHDTAQVVTLLHALRDKGNTVLVVEHHPDVITAADHVIDLGPGAGTDGGTITFQGTPAQLTHTHTPTAAALAARPTLNLTPRTPTGTLRIRDATTHNLHHLDVDIPLGVLTCITGVAGAGKTSLLTNLPRRDDLAVIDQRPIRGSRRSTPATYTGVMDWLRDAFAKAGSTPGHKLKPAMFSANSAGACPDCTGLGVTYLDAPGSGPVPVTCTTCNGARYTADVLTHTLDGLTIADVLGLPVADAATRYTNTPAGPPLAGLVDVGLGYLTLGQPLSTLSGGERQRLRLATRIAQSATVYALDEPTTGLHMSDVDTLTRLLHRLVDTGATVVVADHHLNLIATADHVIDLGPDAGPGGGHITYQGPAADLATTDTHTGRALAARLAL from the coding sequence ATGACCTCCACGACCCACCACCAGGAGCAGCCCGTGTCGAACCGCGACGTCATCAGGGTGCGCGGCGCCCGCACGAACAATCTGCGCGACGTCGACGTCGACATCCCGAAGAAGCAGCTCACCGTGGTGACCGGGGTCTCGGGGTCAGGCAAGTCCTCCCTGGCCTTCGACACCATCGCAGCTGAGTCCCAGCGGCTCCTCGCCGCGACCTACCCGGCCTTCGTCCAGAACCTCATGCCCCACCTGCCCCGCCCCGACGTCGACACCCTCGAAGGTCTCAGCGCGTCGATCGTCGTTGACCAGGCCCCCCTGGGCGCCAACCCCCGCTCCACCGTCGGGACCGCGACCGATGCCTGGTCCCTGCTGCGCCAGCTCTACGCCGGGCACGGCACCCCGCCGGTGCCCGGTCCCCACGCGCTTTCCTTCAACGCTGCCACCGGGATGTGCCCGGCCTGCGAAGGCACCGGGCGCACCGCCACCCTCGACGTCGATCTCGTCCTGGACCGATCCCTGTCGTTGAACGACGGCGCGATCACCTTCCCCAACTTCACCGTCGGGTCCCTGTTCTGGAAGGTGTACGCCCGCAGCGGGGCGTTCGACAACGACAAGCCGGTGCAGTCGTACACCCCGGCCGAGCTCGAGCACCTCCTGACCGGCACCGGACCCAACGTCGACACCGGCACCTACCCCATGGCCTACGAAGGAGTGCTGACCAAGATCACCCGCCTGTACCTGTCCAAGGACCCCGCCGCGCTCAAACCACGCCTGCGCGAGGCCCTCGAGCTCGCCGCCACCACCGGGCCCTGCCCCGGCTGTGCCGGCACCCGCCTGAACTCAGCCGCCCGCGCCTGCACCATCGACAACACCCCCATCACCACCTGCCACACCATGCCCGCCACGGACCTGCACCGCTGGCTCGCGGACCTCGACCTACCAGCCGCAGCACCGCTCATCGCCCAGCTGCAGTCCCTGCTGGCCAACCTCACCCGCGTCGGCCTGGGCTACCTCGCCCTGGACCGCCCCACCTCCACCCTGTCCGGCGGCGAGGGACAACGCATCCGCACCGTCCTTCATCTCGACTCCGCCCTCACCGACCTGACCTACGTCTTCGACGAACCCGCCGCCGGGCTCCACGCCCACGACACCGCCCAGGTCGTCACGCTTCTGCACGCACTGCGCGACAAGGGCAACACCGTCCTGGTCGTTGAGCACCACCCCGACGTCATCACCGCCGCCGACCACGTCATCGACCTGGGCCCGGGTGCAGGCACCGACGGTGGCACCATCACCTTCCAGGGCACCCCCGCACAACTCACCCACACGCACACGCCCACCGCCGCAGCCCTCGCAGCCCGACCCACCCTCAACCTCACGCCCCGCACCCCCACCGGCACCCTGCGCATCCGCGACGCCACCACCCACAACCTGCACCACCTCGACGTCGACATCCCCCTGGGCGTCCTGACCTGCATCACCGGCGTCGCCGGCGCCGGGAAGACATCTCTGCTAACGAACCTGCCCCGACGCGACGACCTCGCAGTCATCGACCAACGCCCCATCCGCGGATCACGACGCTCGACCCCCGCCACATACACCGGCGTCATGGACTGGCTGCGAGACGCCTTCGCCAAAGCAGGCAGCACCCCCGGACACAAGCTCAAGCCCGCCATGTTCAGCGCCAACAGCGCCGGCGCATGCCCCGACTGCACCGGCCTGGGCGTCACCTACCTCGACGCCCCCGGAAGCGGCCCCGTCCCCGTCACCTGCACCACCTGCAACGGCGCCCGCTACACCGCAGACGTGCTCACCCACACCCTGGACGGCCTGACGATCGCCGACGTCCTCGGCCTGCCGGTCGCCGACGCCGCCACCCGCTACACCAACACTCCCGCAGGCCCGCCGCTGGCCGGACTGGTCGATGTCGGCCTGGGCTACCTCACCCTCGGACAACCCCTATCCACCCTCTCCGGAGGAGAACGCCAACGCCTACGTCTTGCCACCCGCATCGCGCAGTCCGCCACCGTCTACGCCCTGGACGAGCCCACCACAGGGCTGCACATGAGCGATGTCGACACCCTGACCCGGCTGCTTCACCGCCTTGTCGATACCGGCGCGACCGTCGTCGTCGCCGACCACCACCTGAACCTGATCGCCACCGCCGACCACGTCATCGACCTCGGCCCCGACGCAGGACCCGGTGGCGGCCACATCACCTACCAAGGACCAGCCGCCGACTTGGCCACGACCGACACCCACACCGGCCGAGCCCTCGCCGCGCGACTCGCCCTGTGA
- a CDS encoding phosphotransferase family protein yields the protein MFGQTQPGEWEGHMAVGLDALDADQRQFVEAHVKGGRVVADHSWGQTDTVVLEVVAGPCRVIVKAGGPSNGHIAREIRGHREWAAPWRATGSAARMIAADERARVLITTYLEGQLVEGTPAQDDPGIYEQAGRLSAVFHDQYATADPTWNARLRDRTLRFLSMPHRIHPRIAEQVRQEVAGWPVGGATVVPTHGDWQPRNWLDDHGVLRVIDLGRADLRTPEEDFVRLGRQDFLRNPELEAAVVAGYGRDPRDPDMWRRTNVAEAVGTAAWAFKVRDEDFEALGHAHLGRLYPE from the coding sequence ATGTTCGGGCAGACTCAACCTGGTGAATGGGAGGGGCACATGGCTGTAGGGCTGGACGCGCTGGATGCTGATCAGCGGCAATTTGTCGAGGCGCACGTGAAGGGCGGCCGTGTGGTCGCCGATCACTCCTGGGGACAAACTGATACCGTGGTCTTGGAAGTGGTGGCTGGGCCGTGCCGCGTGATCGTGAAGGCAGGCGGCCCGTCGAATGGCCACATCGCTCGCGAGATTCGCGGCCACCGGGAATGGGCCGCCCCATGGCGTGCGACAGGAAGCGCAGCCCGCATGATCGCCGCTGACGAACGAGCCCGCGTACTCATCACCACCTATCTGGAAGGGCAACTCGTCGAGGGAACGCCCGCCCAGGACGACCCCGGCATCTACGAACAGGCTGGTCGGTTGAGCGCCGTTTTCCACGACCAGTACGCCACGGCTGACCCCACGTGGAATGCTCGCCTGCGCGACCGAACCTTGCGTTTCCTCTCCATGCCGCACCGCATCCATCCCCGGATTGCAGAGCAGGTGCGTCAGGAGGTCGCTGGCTGGCCAGTTGGGGGTGCAACGGTCGTCCCCACTCATGGGGACTGGCAGCCGCGCAACTGGCTCGACGATCACGGTGTCCTGCGGGTCATCGACCTGGGCCGCGCCGATCTGAGGACGCCCGAGGAGGACTTCGTACGGCTCGGTCGCCAGGACTTCCTGCGCAATCCCGAACTCGAGGCGGCCGTCGTTGCCGGTTACGGACGTGATCCGCGAGATCCCGACATGTGGCGACGCACGAATGTCGCGGAGGCGGTCGGAACGGCCGCCTGGGCATTCAAAGTGCGCGACGAGGACTTCGAAGCACTCGGACATGCCCACCTCGGGCGTCTGTACCCCGAGTGA
- a CDS encoding IS481 family transposase — protein MSHADAALTPRHRLKVARLVVDDGWPISEAAARFQVSWPTVKRWVDRYLSGEPMSDRSSRPKSSPNRTPRVVAKRCVSLRMRLREGPVQLAARLGIAPSTVHRILTTARMNRLSYVDRATGEPIRRYEHPHPGSLVHVDVKKLGNIPDGGGWRYVGRLQGGRNRAATPDKPRNQYGGPKLGYAFVHTVIDDHSRVAYTEVHDDETAITAVAVLHRAVEWFADLGVTIERVLSDNGGAYRSHLWRDTCEALSITPKRTRPYRPQTNGKVERFHRTMADGWAYARCYTSEAERRGALSGWLHQYNQHRPHTACSNQPPFSRLINVPEQYT, from the coding sequence ATGTCACACGCGGATGCGGCACTGACACCCCGCCATCGCCTCAAGGTCGCCCGCCTCGTCGTCGACGACGGGTGGCCGATCAGCGAGGCCGCCGCCCGCTTCCAGGTCTCCTGGCCCACGGTGAAGCGCTGGGTCGACCGTTATCTATCCGGCGAGCCCATGTCCGACCGCTCTTCGCGCCCGAAGTCGTCCCCCAACAGAACCCCGCGAGTGGTGGCGAAGCGGTGCGTGAGCCTGCGAATGCGGCTGCGGGAAGGGCCAGTGCAGCTCGCCGCCCGGCTCGGCATCGCCCCGTCGACGGTTCACCGCATCCTCACGACGGCGCGCATGAACCGGCTGTCGTACGTCGACCGGGCCACGGGCGAACCGATCCGACGGTACGAACATCCACACCCTGGGTCGCTGGTGCACGTGGACGTGAAGAAGCTCGGGAACATCCCCGACGGTGGCGGGTGGCGGTACGTCGGACGACTCCAAGGCGGACGCAACCGCGCCGCCACCCCCGACAAGCCACGCAATCAGTACGGCGGGCCGAAGCTCGGGTACGCGTTCGTCCACACCGTCATCGACGACCACTCCCGCGTGGCATACACGGAGGTCCACGATGACGAGACCGCCATCACGGCTGTCGCCGTCCTGCACCGCGCTGTGGAGTGGTTCGCCGACCTCGGTGTCACGATCGAGCGTGTGTTGTCGGACAACGGCGGCGCCTACCGCTCACACCTGTGGCGGGACACCTGCGAGGCCCTGTCGATCACCCCGAAGCGGACTCGCCCGTACCGGCCGCAGACCAACGGGAAGGTCGAGCGGTTCCACCGGACAATGGCCGACGGGTGGGCCTACGCCCGCTGCTACACCAGCGAGGCCGAACGCCGAGGCGCCCTCTCCGGCTGGCTCCACCAGTACAACCAGCATCGCCCCCACACGGCCTGCAGCAACCAGCCGCCGTTCTCACGATTGATCAACGTCCCCGAGCAGTACACCTAG
- a CDS encoding IS5 family transposase has translation MEISDDAWAVIGPLFPAVGTTGRPPVDRRAVAEATAWRFRTGSPWREVPERFGNWNTIYKNFNRWAEQGVWTRVLEAVQSFTHQRGELDWVTSIDSTIVRVHQHGATLPRTTGGSAELQEVRRGTA, from the coding sequence GTGGAGATCTCTGATGATGCTTGGGCTGTGATCGGCCCATTGTTTCCGGCCGTGGGCACGACTGGCCGTCCGCCGGTCGACCGTCGCGCGGTGGCCGAGGCGACGGCGTGGCGGTTCCGGACGGGATCGCCGTGGCGGGAGGTGCCCGAGCGGTTCGGGAACTGGAACACGATCTACAAGAACTTCAACCGGTGGGCCGAGCAGGGCGTCTGGACTCGGGTGCTGGAGGCGGTGCAGTCCTTCACGCATCAGCGTGGAGAGTTGGACTGGGTGACTTCGATCGACTCCACGATCGTGCGCGTGCATCAGCACGGCGCGACCCTTCCCCGAACCACAGGGGGATCCGCCGAACTACAAGAAGTACGGCGAGGAACCGCCTGA
- a CDS encoding IS3 family transposase (programmed frameshift) produces MPKEQTAGKPTTRRYSPEEKAAAVRMVRTLRVELGTEHGTVQRVATQLGYGVESVRMWVKQADIDDGVTSGVSSAEARRVRELEQEVRELRRANEVLKRAAFFLRGGARPPLPEVVAFIDANKDDLVDGRRLGVELICRLLQVAPSSYYAAKTRAPSARAVRDEELIPQLVELWETNYRVYGIRKLWKAAGRAGIMIGRDQTARLMRAAGIEGARRSKRVKTTRPDPASARHPDLVKREFTAPAPNRLWVTDLTFVPTWAGVAYVCFIVDAFSRMIVGWRCASHMRTEMVLDAIEMARWSRGARHEDLRCHSDAGSQFTSIRYGERLAEIGATPSIGTVGDSYDNALAETVNGYYKAELVRGPARPGPWRTVEDLELATLGWVSWHNTQRLHGYLGDVPPAEFEDTFYAVEAGREQLVGIK; encoded by the exons ATGCCGAAAGAGCAGACAGCGGGGAAGCCGACGACGCGTCGGTATTCGCCGGAGGAGAAGGCCGCGGCGGTCCGGATGGTGCGGACGCTGCGTGTCGAGCTGGGGACCGAGCATGGGACTGTGCAGCGGGTCGCGACGCAGCTCGGATACGGGGTCGAGTCCGTGCGGATGTGGGTCAAGCAAGCCGACATCGACGACGGCGTCACCTCTGGCGTGAGCAGCGCTGAGGCGCGGCGGGTGCGTGAACTGGAGCAGGAGGTCCGGGAGTTGCGGCGGGCCAACGAGGTCCTCAAGCGTGCTGCGT TCTTTCTTCGGGGCGGAGCTCGACCGCCACTACCGGAAGTAGTCGCGTTCATCGACGCGAACAAGGATGACCTGGTCGACGGTCGCCGGCTCGGAGTCGAGCTCATCTGCAGGCTGCTGCAGGTGGCTCCGAGCAGCTACTACGCCGCCAAGACCCGCGCCCCCTCGGCTCGCGCGGTGCGGGACGAGGAGCTGATCCCGCAGCTGGTCGAGCTCTGGGAGACGAACTACCGCGTCTATGGAATCCGCAAGCTCTGGAAAGCCGCCGGCCGGGCGGGGATCATGATCGGCCGAGACCAGACCGCCCGGCTGATGCGCGCTGCAGGCATCGAGGGTGCGCGGCGGTCGAAGAGGGTCAAGACCACCCGGCCGGACCCGGCGTCGGCGCGGCACCCGGACCTCGTGAAGCGGGAGTTCACCGCGCCTGCCCCGAACCGGCTCTGGGTCACCGACCTGACGTTCGTGCCGACGTGGGCCGGCGTCGCGTACGTCTGCTTCATCGTCGACGCGTTCAGCAGGATGATCGTAGGGTGGCGGTGCGCGTCACACATGCGCACCGAGATGGTCCTCGACGCGATCGAGATGGCCCGCTGGTCCCGCGGCGCTCGCCACGAGGACCTGCGCTGTCACAGCGACGCGGGGTCTCAATTCACCTCCATTCGCTACGGCGAACGCCTCGCCGAGATCGGAGCGACACCGTCGATCGGGACCGTCGGGGACAGCTATGACAACGCCCTGGCCGAGACCGTGAACGGCTATTACAAGGCCGAGCTCGTCCGCGGACCCGCACGGCCAGGTCCCTGGCGAACGGTCGAGGACCTCGAGCTCGCGACCCTCGGGTGGGTGTCCTGGCACAACACGCAACGCCTCCACGGCTACCTCGGCGACGTCCCACCCGCCGAGTTCGAGGACACGTTCTATGCTGTCGAAGCCGGCCGCGAACAGCTGGTCGGAATCAAATAG
- a CDS encoding IS5 family transposase, which produces MTTKIHLVCDGKGRTLAFVLTGGQVADTSMFPDTIDEIRVVGVKGRPRTRPERVIADKGYPSKKNRAWLRQRGIATTIPERDDQIAHRRKKPGRPIDFGRDQKRRYKGRNAVERCFNKLKQWRGIAARSDKTPRNFHAGLSLAATLQWV; this is translated from the coding sequence TTGACGACCAAGATCCACCTCGTCTGCGACGGAAAGGGGAGAACCCTGGCGTTCGTCCTCACGGGAGGACAGGTCGCCGACACGAGCATGTTCCCCGACACGATCGACGAGATCCGTGTCGTCGGCGTGAAAGGACGCCCCAGGACCCGTCCGGAACGGGTTATCGCCGACAAGGGCTACCCGTCGAAGAAGAACCGAGCCTGGCTACGCCAGCGAGGAATCGCCACGACCATTCCTGAACGCGACGACCAGATCGCGCACCGTCGCAAGAAGCCCGGCCGGCCGATCGACTTCGGGCGCGATCAGAAACGACGCTACAAAGGCCGTAACGCCGTCGAGCGCTGCTTCAACAAGCTCAAGCAGTGGCGCGGAATCGCGGCCCGATCAGACAAGACCCCCCGGAACTTCCACGCCGGGCTCAGCCTCGCAGCCACCCTCCAATGGGTTTAG